One window of the Camelina sativa cultivar DH55 chromosome 1, Cs, whole genome shotgun sequence genome contains the following:
- the LOC109125094 gene encoding uncharacterized protein LOC109125094, whose protein sequence is MDPSEYPFDIEAYKRQSEIEERYIINRFMERRNKIEEDYPPRSKRNYIKRDYASANQRLIDDYFANEPTYDDAMFRWRFWMRKHIFRRIVRVLSSSDNNFTQRSDAAKKEGISPLAKWTTTMRMLAYGVAADTVDEYIKIRGTTALKCLRRSQSPNSR, encoded by the coding sequence ATGGATCCATCAGAATATCCTTTTGATATTGAAGCTTACAAGAGGCAGTCCGAAATTGAAGAAAGGTATATCATCAACCGGTTTATGGAGCGTCGAAACAAAATAGAGGAAGACTATCCACCTCGTAGCAAGAGAAACTACATCAAAAGAGACTATGCATCAGCAAATCAAAGACTAATTGACGACTACTTTGCCAATGAACCTACATATGACGATGCAATGTTTCGTTGGCGATTCTGGATGCGAAAACATATTTTCCGTCGGATCGTTAGAGTCCTATCAAGCAGCGACAACAACTTCACCCAACGATCTGACGCAGCCAAGAAAGAAGGTATATCTCCATTAGCAAAATGGACTACGACCATGCGAATGTTAGCATATGGTGTGGCAGCTGACACGGTGGATGAATACATCAAAATTAGAGGTACTACTGCTTTAAAGTGCTTGCGAAGATCTCAGAGCCCCAACTCAAGATGA